A single region of the Nicotiana sylvestris chromosome 6, ASM39365v2, whole genome shotgun sequence genome encodes:
- the LOC138871241 gene encoding uncharacterized protein, which produces MVPYHPRQQGYPQQNQQQLTYQPPPQQQDNNMVEIRGMLQQLIWINDKMQEKLTVHDSAIKNIETQLGQLSIALNNRPQGTLLVDTNINPKEQNLNQLMAISLQNGRDLDKEQEGQDEKGKAKVNEQATEQVVPPVPQNSNREKLASSAQRVIPAPFPQRLVKQKKEDQYKKFMEMLRQIQLNIPLMDALREMPGYAKMMKNIMSRKFDFQDVSIVTLTQTYNAVVTRPMAQKMSNPGSFTIPCTIGSYAFAKELCDLGASINLMPLAVYTKLGIGRARPTSMLLQLADRTAKRPTGIFDDVLVQVGKFVFPVDFVILYCHVDEEIPFILGRPFLATGRALIDCETGELKMRLNDEEVIFIVQQSMRRPGEYANCSLMEAVDVILQEDDVALTAKDPFEACLINLKEMDGEGLAEWVMVLEGQGFWKREPQFESLELEKRATSPAKPSVEEPPKLEPKPLPVHLRCAGRTALTGTTGKQDCHWLDHGRHKGYQPSLLYAQDSLGIRAQTFQRTSTKAEPEHE; this is translated from the exons ATGGTGCCATACCACCCGAGACAACAAGGCTACCCACAGCAAAACCAGCAACAGTTGACATATCAGCCACCTCCTCAGCAGCAAGATAACAACATGGTAGAGATCAGGGGGATGCTCCAGCAACTCATTTGGATAAACGACAAGATGCAAGAAAAGTTGACAGTACATGATTCAGCTATAAAGAACATCGAAACGCAGTTGGGGCAGTTGTCTATAGCTTTAAACAATCGCCCCCAGGGAACATTGCTAGTGGATACAAATATTAACCCCAAGGAGCAAAACCTGAATCAGCTAATGGCAATAAGTCTTCagaatgggagagatttagacaaAGAGCAGGAG GGTCAAGATGAAAAGGGTAAGGCTAAGGTAAATGAACAAGCTACAGAACAGGTGGTGCCTCCTGTGCCACAGAACTCCAACAGAGAGAAGCTAGCAAGcagtgcacaaagggtgatacctgcaccattccctcagagactggtaaaacaaaagaaggaagatcAATACAAGAAATTTATGGAGATGTTGCGtcaaattcagttgaatattccttTGATGGATGCCTTGAGGGAGATGCCAGGTTATGCAAAGATGATGAAAAACATAATGTCACGGAAGTTTGATTTTCAAGATGTATCCATAGTAACTCTGACGCAAACCTACAACGCGGTAGTGACCAGACCAATGGCTCAAAAGATGTCCAACCCAGGTAGCTTCACTATTCCGTGCACGATTGGGAGTTACGCCTTTGCAAAGgaattatgtgatttgggagccagcataaatttgatgcctctgGCTGTATACACCAAACTGGGCATTGGCAGAGCTAGACCGACTTCGATGTTGCTGCAGCTGGCTGACCGCACGGCAAAAAGACCTACGGGGATTTTTGATGATGTATTGGTGCAAGTGGGGAAATTCGTGTTCCCTGTAGACTTTGTTATTCTGTATTGTCATGTAGATGAGGAGATACCTTTCATTTTAGGTAGGCCATTTTTGGCCACTGGGAGAGCCTTGATCGATTGTGAGactggggaattaaaaatgagattgaatgatgaagaagtcatattcaTTGTTCAGCAATCTATGAGGAGACCCGGTGAATATGCGAATTGCTCTCTAATGGAGGCAGTGGATGTGATCCTGCAAGAAGATGATGTGGCCCTGACTGCTAAAGATCCATTTGAGGCATGTCTGATAAATTTAAAAGAAATGGATGGTGAAGGGTTGGCTGAGTGGGTCATGGTACTTGAAGGCCAAGGATTCTGGAAAAGGGAACCTcagttcgagtcccttgagttAGAAAAAAGGGCTACATCTCCAGCAAAACCATCGGTAGAGGAACCACCCAAGTTGGAGCCGAAGCCACTCCCAGTTCACCTCAG atgtgcaggtagaacagcTCTTACAGGTACTACAGGAAAGCAAGACTGCCATTggctggaccatggcagacataaagggtatcagcccagccttctgtatgcacaagattctcttggaataagggcacaaaccttccagagaacatcAACGAAGGCTGAACCCGAACATGAATGA
- the LOC138871242 gene encoding uncharacterized protein, with product MVINLKGGNNTGHGMAVTTRSGKGGDAPTPSQRKLVDDEQVVQEDKTPNNMVQANDEVRIDIDDNVEEDQEEVNPSRDHIVDILEPVVQKSKAPIPRPPPPYLQRLAKKNGENKFKKFIDIMKSLSINVPLVEALEKMYGSAKFMKDLVTKKWSINFETIKMTHQVSAIVHSMAPKLEDPGAFTISCTIRSVEFAKALCDLGASINLMPYLVFMMLGIGKQRPTSMRLQMANHTMMRPVGVIKDVLVRVDKFILPANFVILDCEVHYEVPIILGRPYLATGKALVDVEVRELTFRIGDEKVVFHVCKSIRQPNSKEVCSFVDLVTDVIIDET from the coding sequence ATGGTGATAAACctaaagggtgggaacaacacaGGACATGGCATGGCCGTTACTACAAGGAGTGGAAAAGGTGGGGATGCACCCACCCCAAGTCAAAGAAAACTTGTAGATGATGAGCAAGTGGTTCAAGAAGATAAGACGCCGAACAATATGGTGCAAGCAAATGATGaagtgcggattgatattgatgacaatgtggaagaagatcaagaggaagtgaacccgtctagggatcaCATTGTTGATATACTGGAACCGGTAGTACAAAAATCTAAGGCACCAATACCTaggcctcctcctccatatcTTCAAAGGCTTGCCAAGAAAAATGGCGAGAataaattcaaaaagttcattgacataatGAAGAGTCTATCAATCAATGTGCCATTGGTTGAAGCCTTGGAGAAAATGTATGGTTCTGCAaagtttatgaaggatttagtgACAAAGAAGTGGTCGATAAATTTTGAAACTataaaaatgactcatcaagtgagtgcaattgtgcattcAATGGCTCCCAAGTTGgaggatcccggtgctttcacgaTTTCTTGTACAATTAGAAGTGTCGAGTTTGCaaaagctctttgtgatcttggggcaagtatcaatttgatgccctatttggTTTTCATGATGTTGGGAATTGGGAAACAAAGACCCACatctatgagattacaaatggccaATCATACCATGATGAGACCAGTAGGAGTGATTAAAGATGTAttggttcgtgttgataaattcattcttccgGCGAATTTTGTCATTCTTGATTGTGAGGTTCATTATgaggtgccgattattcttggtagacctTACCTTGCTACAGGTAAGGCTCTAGTTGATGTTGAAGTCAGAGAACTTACCTTCCGgattggtgatgaaaaagtggttttccatgtgtgtaagtcCATAAGACAACCTAATAGCAAAGAGGTGTGTTCTTTCGTGGACTTGGTAACTGATGTAATTATAGATGAGACATAA